The following proteins are co-located in the Luteolibacter rhizosphaerae genome:
- the trxA gene encoding thioredoxin, giving the protein MNTIALTTETFDAAIQGTGQPVLVDFWAEWCGPCKMSGPVVDALATEWQGKALVAKVDVDASRDLAVRYGVQAIPTFIVFKDGKAVKVLRGAQDKRILAEALAAA; this is encoded by the coding sequence ATGAATACCATTGCACTGACGACGGAGACTTTCGATGCCGCGATCCAAGGGACGGGCCAGCCCGTTCTGGTGGACTTCTGGGCGGAGTGGTGCGGTCCCTGCAAGATGAGCGGCCCGGTCGTGGACGCGCTCGCCACCGAATGGCAGGGCAAGGCGCTGGTTGCGAAAGTGGATGTCGATGCCTCTCGCGATCTGGCCGTACGCTACGGGGTTCAAGCGATCCCGACCTTCATCGTCTTCAAGGACGGCAAGGCGGTGAAGGTCTTGCGCGGTGCGCAGGACAAGCGGATACTAGCCGAGGCCTTGGCGGCGGCGTAA
- a CDS encoding TetR/AcrR family transcriptional regulator has protein sequence MSTESTKSLSSLGRPREFDADLALEKALRVFWEKGYEGASMADLTAAMGINRPSLYSAFGNKESLFRKAMQRYTAGPASYVTRALEMPTAYQMARALLDGAVDVLSNPGNPGGCLSIQGALVCGDEAKAIREELVTMRSSTQLAIRERLERAKREGELVEATDVSTLAAYLATVIHGLAVQSAGGSSAAELRAVADHALLRFPA, from the coding sequence ATGAGTACAGAAAGCACCAAGTCTCTTTCATCTTTGGGCCGGCCCCGCGAATTCGACGCGGACCTCGCCCTTGAGAAGGCGCTGCGGGTGTTCTGGGAGAAGGGCTACGAGGGCGCTTCCATGGCCGACCTCACCGCCGCCATGGGCATCAACCGTCCCAGCCTCTACTCGGCCTTCGGCAACAAAGAATCCCTCTTCCGCAAGGCGATGCAGCGCTACACGGCCGGCCCCGCCTCCTACGTGACCCGGGCCCTCGAAATGCCGACTGCGTACCAGATGGCTAGAGCTTTGCTCGACGGGGCGGTGGATGTGCTGAGCAACCCCGGCAACCCGGGTGGTTGTCTTTCTATCCAAGGTGCTCTGGTTTGTGGCGACGAAGCCAAGGCGATTCGCGAGGAACTCGTCACCATGCGCTCGAGCACCCAACTCGCGATTCGCGAGCGCCTCGAACGCGCGAAAAGAGAAGGGGAACTCGTGGAGGCGACGGACGTTTCCACCCTCGCCGCCTATCTCGCCACGGTCATTCACGGTTTGGCGGTGCAATCGGCGGGCGGAAGCTCCGCCGCGGAACTCCGGGCCGTGGCGGATCACGCCCTCCTGCGCTTTCCCGCCTGA
- a CDS encoding DUF7452 domain-containing protein yields MKTLQLPRLFFPANSMRASLAVVLLTIASSHGAAAPRVYRFISTAANTTDHSLTVDHPDFNGKPSHRLIVSQYSVGVSNPHNVSVLYNHATQRWQIFNSDFEDISVNAGFNVMIAPASKTTSVTPQNLDGGLAFFQTQKNNPEANLLCTHMSNPVPILNGVAQPNSIGLFFIPAGSRHPSIASRWALFQENGEPHVAAAYNILDVTKLKVGGSLISFRHAAVTANTANGETVITNALTDGKPDAVLFVQHFFSQGAAANNVDEILGVRYSDGKWRIFVQDGDDLPVTSGYMVVAFPTVTP; encoded by the coding sequence ATGAAAACTCTTCAGTTACCTCGCCTGTTTTTCCCAGCCAACTCTATGCGGGCATCGCTAGCAGTAGTTCTTCTTACTATCGCTTCGTCCCACGGGGCAGCCGCTCCAAGAGTCTATCGCTTCATTTCTACAGCAGCGAATACAACCGATCATTCACTGACTGTTGACCACCCCGACTTCAATGGAAAGCCCTCTCACCGGTTGATCGTATCACAGTACTCGGTCGGTGTTTCCAATCCGCATAATGTTAGCGTCCTTTACAATCACGCCACTCAAAGGTGGCAGATCTTCAACAGCGATTTCGAAGATATTTCGGTGAACGCTGGCTTTAATGTGATGATTGCTCCGGCTTCCAAAACAACGAGCGTAACACCTCAGAACCTCGACGGAGGCCTCGCATTTTTCCAGACACAGAAAAACAACCCGGAGGCGAACTTGCTCTGCACCCACATGAGCAACCCAGTTCCAATCCTGAACGGCGTGGCCCAACCGAACAGCATCGGCCTGTTCTTCATTCCCGCTGGCTCCCGACATCCTTCGATCGCGAGCCGCTGGGCCCTTTTCCAAGAAAATGGTGAACCACACGTAGCGGCAGCTTATAACATTCTTGACGTTACTAAGCTCAAGGTAGGGGGCTCTCTGATCTCCTTTCGTCACGCGGCTGTTACCGCGAATACCGCCAACGGTGAAACGGTGATCACGAACGCGCTTACCGATGGCAAGCCGGACGCCGTGCTTTTTGTGCAGCATTTCTTCTCGCAGGGCGCCGCAGCTAATAACGTTGATGAGATCCTTGGCGTCCGTTATTCGGATGGGAAGTGGCGGATATTTGTCCAAGACGGAGATGACCTGCCGGTTACCAGCGGTTACATGGTCGTCGCCTTTCCAACCGTGACACCCTGA
- the typA gene encoding translational GTPase TypA has translation MSLKVRNLAIIAHVDHGKTTLVDQLLQAGGTYRDNQAQQERAMDSMDLEKEKGITIKAKNTSIHWEGYTINIVDTPGHADFGAEVERVMKMVDGVLLVVDASGGPQAQTRFVLRKAMQEGLKPIVVVNKIDRPLATPMKVHDQVLELLLDLDADEEQFNAPFCYGSARDGYFMDHPDDERKDCVPLLKKIIEHIPAPKADPEAPFLMLVSNIEWDDYVGRVAVGKVLGGSVKKGDTVWLLREDGTKTQSKVMKTFSYSGLATTDSEGCSAGGIVGVAAGIENVNIGETLAGSSEQEPLPFVAIDPPTVSMQFSINDGPLAGKEGKHVTSRAIRDRLMRELKTNISITVEDTDTSGVFNVSARGAMQIAVLVEQMRREGFEVLVSRPVVIFRRDEAGKVLEPFETLYVEAPGDYTQGILKILMNRKGMMEHMDTEASGRVFIQASIPTRGLIGFETELVNLTSGHGIMSHLFKEYAPHAGEIQNRTTGTLVSMDSGAATPYSLQMLEERGILFVAPGDAVYEGMLVGENPRVGDLPVNPVKEKHLDNMRSSGKDKTSKLTPAIRFSLERAIEYIDADELVEATPQNIRLRKRLLDANARKRAAKGIAYEDRSNRG, from the coding sequence ATGTCACTGAAAGTCCGCAATCTCGCCATTATCGCCCACGTTGACCACGGGAAAACCACGCTCGTGGACCAGCTCCTGCAAGCAGGCGGGACCTACCGTGACAATCAAGCCCAACAAGAGCGCGCCATGGATTCCATGGACCTCGAAAAGGAAAAGGGCATCACCATCAAGGCCAAGAACACTTCCATTCACTGGGAAGGCTACACGATCAATATCGTGGACACCCCGGGCCACGCCGACTTCGGCGCGGAGGTGGAGCGCGTGATGAAGATGGTGGATGGCGTGCTGCTCGTCGTGGACGCCTCCGGCGGTCCGCAGGCCCAGACCCGCTTCGTGCTGCGCAAGGCGATGCAGGAAGGCCTCAAGCCAATCGTGGTGGTCAACAAGATCGACCGCCCGCTGGCCACGCCGATGAAGGTGCACGATCAGGTTCTTGAGCTCCTGCTCGACCTGGATGCCGACGAGGAGCAGTTCAACGCTCCTTTCTGCTACGGCTCGGCCCGCGACGGCTACTTCATGGATCATCCCGATGACGAGCGGAAGGACTGCGTGCCGCTGCTCAAGAAGATCATCGAGCACATCCCTGCCCCGAAGGCCGATCCGGAAGCACCTTTCCTCATGCTCGTCTCGAACATCGAGTGGGACGACTACGTCGGCCGTGTCGCCGTCGGCAAGGTCCTCGGTGGCAGCGTGAAGAAGGGCGACACCGTCTGGTTGCTTCGCGAGGACGGCACCAAGACCCAGTCGAAGGTGATGAAGACCTTCTCCTACTCCGGCTTGGCCACCACGGACTCCGAAGGCTGCAGCGCCGGCGGCATCGTGGGCGTCGCCGCTGGTATCGAGAACGTGAACATCGGCGAAACTCTCGCCGGTAGCTCCGAGCAAGAGCCGCTTCCCTTCGTCGCGATCGACCCGCCGACGGTGTCGATGCAGTTCTCCATCAACGACGGTCCGCTCGCCGGTAAGGAAGGCAAGCACGTGACCTCCCGCGCCATCCGCGATCGCCTGATGCGCGAGCTGAAGACGAACATTTCCATCACCGTCGAGGACACCGATACCTCGGGCGTCTTCAACGTCTCTGCCCGTGGTGCGATGCAGATCGCGGTGCTGGTCGAGCAGATGCGCCGCGAAGGCTTCGAGGTGCTTGTTTCCCGCCCGGTCGTGATCTTCCGTCGCGACGAGGCAGGTAAGGTGCTCGAGCCCTTCGAAACGCTCTACGTGGAAGCTCCGGGCGACTATACCCAAGGCATCCTGAAGATCCTCATGAACCGCAAGGGCATGATGGAGCACATGGACACCGAGGCCAGCGGCCGCGTGTTCATCCAAGCCTCCATCCCGACCCGCGGCCTGATCGGCTTCGAGACCGAACTGGTCAACCTGACCTCCGGTCACGGTATCATGAGCCACCTCTTCAAGGAGTATGCCCCGCACGCCGGCGAGATCCAGAACCGCACGACCGGTACGCTGGTCTCGATGGATTCCGGTGCCGCCACGCCGTACTCGCTGCAGATGCTCGAGGAGCGCGGTATCCTCTTCGTCGCCCCCGGCGATGCGGTCTATGAAGGCATGCTGGTGGGCGAGAACCCGCGCGTGGGCGACCTGCCGGTGAACCCGGTGAAGGAGAAGCACCTCGATAACATGCGCTCCTCCGGCAAGGACAAGACTTCCAAGCTCACCCCGGCGATCCGCTTCTCGCTGGAGCGCGCGATCGAATACATCGACGCGGACGAGCTGGTCGAAGCGACCCCGCAGAACATCCGTCTCCGCAAGCGCCTCCTCGATGCCAACGCCCGCAAGCGCGCGGCCAAGGGCATCGCCTATGAGGATCGCAGCAACCGCGGCTAA
- a CDS encoding Hsp70 family protein, producing the protein MSSELILGIDLGTTNSAVGAVEFGFPILLADAEGKRITPSAVWFGSSPGPAAEGESTGNIEVGRKALRRRSADPGRVITSVKRLMGRRHGEETEFCVPMERAADGSGGVRVLGRSPEEVSAEILKELKRIAEMRLERPATKAVITVPAYFNDAQRAATKRAGELAGLEVVRILSEPTAAALAYGLDKLAEKSRVAVYDLGGGTFDLSILEMQDGVFQVLATRGDTRLGGDDIDLALARHVAATAGIDFEALPAAARIRLIEEAERVKCALSERESESFRAPFYDGSSSLETLVDRAALEQILRPLIARSLTCCRQALADANASTEDLDAVVLVGGSTRIPAVRQAVATLFGREPDLSQHPDEAVALGATIQAGVLGGSLRKMVLLDVTPLSLGIETFGGLMNVLIPRNTTIPCKAGEMFTNAAAGQASMRVRVLQGEREMARDNWELGNFEVPFDPAPKGQARVGVQFRIDENGILEVLARDVKTGQDTIVEIRNSAVDVDDAAVEQMVGESVDHAFEDMAERIFTEARMKAEELLPAVDQALLAAADLVTPAQRQEIESAATAVRTALADGQPNPLKAAVQRLDQATETLAAALVERAMEEAMLKRL; encoded by the coding sequence GTGAGCAGCGAACTGATCCTTGGCATCGACCTCGGCACCACCAATTCCGCCGTGGGCGCGGTGGAATTCGGCTTCCCGATCCTGCTCGCAGATGCCGAGGGCAAGCGCATCACCCCCAGCGCCGTCTGGTTCGGCAGCAGCCCCGGCCCCGCCGCAGAAGGAGAAAGCACCGGCAACATCGAAGTCGGCCGCAAGGCCCTGCGCCGCCGTTCCGCCGATCCCGGCCGCGTGATCACCAGCGTGAAGCGCCTGATGGGCCGCCGCCATGGCGAGGAGACCGAGTTCTGCGTCCCCATGGAGCGCGCCGCCGATGGCAGCGGCGGAGTCCGCGTGCTGGGCCGCAGCCCGGAGGAAGTCAGCGCGGAGATCCTGAAGGAGCTGAAGCGCATCGCCGAGATGCGCCTGGAGCGCCCGGCCACCAAGGCCGTGATCACCGTGCCTGCCTACTTCAATGACGCCCAGCGCGCCGCCACCAAGCGCGCCGGGGAACTCGCCGGGCTGGAAGTCGTCCGCATCCTCAGCGAGCCCACCGCCGCCGCCCTCGCCTACGGCCTCGACAAGCTGGCGGAGAAGTCCCGCGTGGCCGTCTACGACCTCGGCGGCGGCACCTTCGATCTTTCCATCTTGGAGATGCAGGACGGCGTCTTCCAAGTCCTCGCCACCCGCGGCGATACCCGCCTCGGCGGCGATGACATCGACCTGGCCCTCGCCCGCCACGTGGCCGCCACCGCCGGCATCGATTTCGAGGCCCTCCCCGCCGCCGCCCGCATCCGCCTGATCGAGGAAGCGGAGCGCGTGAAGTGCGCCCTCTCCGAGCGCGAGAGCGAGAGCTTCCGCGCCCCCTTCTACGATGGCTCTAGTAGCCTGGAAACCCTCGTGGACCGCGCCGCGCTGGAGCAGATCCTCCGCCCCCTCATCGCCCGCAGCCTCACCTGCTGCCGCCAGGCCCTGGCGGATGCCAATGCCAGCACGGAGGACCTGGATGCCGTGGTCCTCGTCGGCGGCAGCACCCGCATCCCCGCCGTCCGCCAGGCCGTCGCCACCCTCTTCGGCCGCGAGCCGGACCTCTCCCAGCACCCGGACGAAGCCGTCGCCCTCGGCGCCACCATCCAGGCCGGCGTCCTCGGCGGCTCCCTGCGCAAGATGGTGCTGCTCGATGTCACCCCGCTCAGCCTCGGCATCGAGACCTTCGGCGGCCTCATGAACGTCCTCATCCCGCGCAATACCACCATCCCCTGCAAGGCCGGCGAGATGTTCACCAATGCCGCCGCCGGCCAGGCCTCCATGCGCGTCCGCGTCCTGCAGGGCGAGCGCGAGATGGCCCGCGACAACTGGGAGCTCGGCAACTTCGAAGTTCCCTTCGACCCCGCCCCCAAGGGCCAGGCCCGCGTCGGTGTCCAGTTCCGCATCGATGAGAACGGCATCCTCGAAGTCCTCGCCCGCGACGTGAAGACCGGCCAGGACACCATCGTGGAGATCCGCAACTCCGCCGTGGACGTCGATGACGCCGCCGTAGAGCAGATGGTCGGCGAGTCCGTCGACCACGCCTTCGAGGACATGGCGGAGCGCATCTTCACCGAGGCCCGCATGAAGGCCGAGGAACTCCTCCCCGCCGTCGACCAAGCCCTCCTCGCCGCCGCCGACCTCGTCACCCCCGCCCAGCGCCAAGAGATCGAGTCCGCCGCCACCGCCGTCCGCACCGCCCTGGCCGATGGCCAGCCCAACCCCCTCAAAGCCGCCGTCCAGCGCCTCGATCAAGCCACCGAAACCCTCGCCGCCGCCCTAGTCGAACGCGCCATGGAAGAAGCCATGCTCAAACGCCTCTAA
- a CDS encoding nucleotide kinase domain-containing protein, translating to MRGEAPPWTKDRILAAYKFTNAYRASDRVSQFLIRNVIYSGDQTLDEVFLRTILFKIFNKVETWELLVKAFGEVSLRTFTPQGYGKVLDSAMNEGKRIYSAAYIMPSGGRNGEFKKKHDMHLHLLKRMMEDSLPRKIQDCEKMVEAFHLLKSYPSIGDFLAYQFVTDLNYSPHLRFSEKEFVCAGPGAIDGISKCFENSSRLPTEEIIKIMVELQHEEFRRLSIDFESLGGRELQLIDCQNLFCEISKYSRVAHPEVLGIAGRTRIKQTFSMTGPPPIPWYPPKWNINQRIKNQL from the coding sequence TTGAGGGGTGAAGCCCCGCCTTGGACTAAAGATAGAATTCTTGCAGCCTATAAATTTACTAATGCTTACAGGGCGAGCGACAGGGTGAGTCAGTTCCTTATTAGGAATGTCATTTATAGCGGCGATCAAACGCTAGATGAAGTGTTTCTGCGTACTATTCTCTTCAAGATATTCAATAAAGTCGAAACGTGGGAGTTGTTAGTCAAAGCCTTTGGCGAAGTGAGCTTGAGAACGTTTACTCCGCAAGGATACGGGAAAGTTCTCGACTCCGCAATGAATGAAGGTAAACGAATCTACTCTGCGGCATACATCATGCCTTCAGGTGGTAGGAATGGAGAATTCAAGAAGAAGCACGATATGCATCTCCATCTCCTGAAGAGGATGATGGAGGATTCCTTGCCAAGAAAGATACAAGATTGTGAAAAGATGGTCGAGGCTTTCCATCTTCTTAAGTCCTATCCTTCGATCGGGGACTTTCTGGCTTATCAATTTGTTACTGACCTCAATTACAGCCCTCATCTGAGATTTTCTGAGAAAGAATTTGTGTGTGCCGGCCCCGGTGCGATCGATGGGATTAGCAAATGCTTTGAGAATTCGTCCAGGCTCCCAACTGAAGAAATCATCAAGATCATGGTGGAGCTCCAGCATGAGGAGTTTAGGAGATTATCAATCGACTTTGAAAGCCTGGGGGGAAGAGAATTACAACTCATCGACTGTCAGAACTTGTTTTGTGAAATAAGCAAATATTCTCGGGTCGCGCATCCTGAGGTGCTAGGTATTGCTGGAAGAACCCGGATCAAACAAACTTTTAGCATGACGGGGCCACCTCCCATCCCGTGGTATCCCCCGAAATGGAACATAAATCAGAGAATCAAGAATCAATTGTGA
- a CDS encoding thymidylate synthase encodes MFNLFDGPTADDVWLRIVAELSRGCQPLLGGRGGEFKELLHTAISVSDPRERWVVSRQPTINPAFAIAEIVWILAGRNDSAFLNYFNSTLPRFAGEGESYHGAYGYRLRKHFSVDQLAVAFESLANNPQSRQVVLQIWDPQSDLPLNDGSPASPDVPCNLSSVLKIRDGALEWLQIMRSNDVYLGFPHNVIQFTMLQEVLAGWLGLRLGSYNHVSDSLHVYRRDLDLTTNVGKISMPSKSDRFNDNYADTQKYVGRLASLVEDIIDPGNLPLDLLNKLSGLRVSPGWFNYAAILTAEACRRRQDIDSVSLALELCGNQQLRFIFSCWLKRVAP; translated from the coding sequence ATGTTTAATTTATTCGATGGTCCCACGGCAGACGACGTTTGGCTAAGGATTGTTGCGGAGCTGAGTCGGGGATGTCAGCCGTTGTTGGGCGGGCGCGGTGGCGAATTCAAAGAGTTGCTTCACACCGCGATATCGGTAAGTGATCCGCGAGAAAGGTGGGTGGTTTCACGTCAACCCACAATAAATCCGGCCTTTGCTATAGCAGAAATCGTTTGGATTTTAGCAGGTCGAAATGATTCTGCTTTTCTCAACTATTTCAATTCTACGCTCCCGCGGTTTGCGGGAGAGGGTGAGTCTTACCACGGTGCCTATGGCTACAGGCTCAGGAAGCATTTCTCAGTCGATCAACTAGCTGTTGCTTTTGAGAGTTTGGCAAACAATCCGCAGTCTCGGCAGGTTGTTCTGCAAATTTGGGATCCGCAGTCCGATTTGCCGCTCAACGATGGCTCTCCCGCCTCGCCTGACGTCCCCTGTAATTTGTCGTCTGTGTTAAAGATACGAGACGGGGCTTTGGAATGGCTTCAAATTATGCGAAGTAATGACGTGTATTTGGGCTTTCCCCACAATGTTATCCAATTCACCATGCTTCAGGAGGTCCTTGCTGGCTGGCTAGGTTTAAGGCTTGGGTCTTATAATCATGTTAGTGACAGCCTTCATGTCTATCGTCGTGATCTAGATTTGACGACGAATGTTGGCAAAATCTCGATGCCGTCTAAGTCGGATAGATTCAACGATAATTACGCGGATACGCAGAAGTATGTTGGGCGGCTTGCAAGTTTGGTGGAGGATATAATCGATCCCGGCAATTTGCCTCTAGATCTGTTGAATAAGTTGTCAGGCTTGAGGGTTTCGCCTGGATGGTTTAATTACGCGGCAATTTTAACCGCCGAGGCCTGCAGGCGGAGACAGGATATTGATTCAGTGAGCTTAGCTCTAGAGCTCTGCGGCAATCAACAATTGCGCTTCATTTTTTCATGTTGGCTCAAACGTGTGGCGCCTTAG
- a CDS encoding TIR domain-containing protein, with translation MSNRRHLFISHHHADDASVDALVKLVSKKGYDVRNSSIRAKPANQDRLARGLVDPAVIKRLLRMKISWASTVVVLIGKETHKRSWVNWEITTAHEQGKRIVGVFERGGTQADVPPAFEDCAAALVNWNSDSILNAIDGSENVFESPEGGLRPPVNEGGHSEC, from the coding sequence ATGAGTAATCGCCGTCATCTTTTCATAAGTCATCATCACGCCGACGACGCGTCAGTAGATGCACTCGTTAAATTAGTGTCTAAAAAGGGTTACGATGTAAGAAACAGCTCTATACGTGCAAAACCCGCCAACCAAGACCGACTAGCGCGAGGATTGGTTGATCCAGCAGTCATCAAACGACTGCTGAGAATGAAGATTTCGTGGGCGTCTACGGTTGTAGTTTTGATCGGAAAGGAAACTCATAAACGATCATGGGTAAACTGGGAGATCACCACAGCCCACGAGCAGGGTAAGCGAATTGTTGGGGTCTTTGAACGAGGGGGCACGCAGGCAGATGTTCCCCCAGCCTTTGAAGACTGTGCCGCCGCCTTGGTGAATTGGAATTCAGATTCGATACTAAACGCGATCGACGGCTCCGAGAACGTATTTGAGTCCCCAGAAGGCGGTCTTCGACCGCCGGTCAACGAGGGTGGCCACAGCGAATGTTGA
- the uraH gene encoding hydroxyisourate hydrolase — MSKLTTHVLDTTHGRPAYGMGIQLLKEGVVLASMVTNVDGRCDGPLLEGEALVPGIYELQFHVAAYFAGLGAKSPFLDVVPVRFRVEEGKSYHVPLVVSPYAYSTYRGS, encoded by the coding sequence GTGAGTAAGCTAACCACCCACGTGCTCGACACCACCCACGGTCGTCCCGCTTACGGGATGGGGATTCAGCTTTTGAAGGAGGGGGTGGTGCTGGCTTCGATGGTGACGAATGTGGACGGGCGTTGCGACGGGCCGCTGCTGGAGGGGGAGGCGCTGGTGCCGGGGATCTATGAGCTGCAGTTCCATGTGGCGGCGTACTTCGCGGGGCTGGGGGCGAAGTCGCCGTTCCTGGATGTGGTGCCGGTGCGGTTCCGGGTGGAGGAGGGGAAGAGCTACCACGTGCCGCTGGTGGTTTCGCCGTATGCGTATTCGACGTATCGGGGGAGCTAG
- a CDS encoding hydantoinase/carbamoylase family amidase produces the protein MGSHLDTVIDAGKYDGALGVLMAIAALEVTGPLGFPVHVLGFSDEEGVRFHATYLGSRACVGELTREVLEMRDAYGISVGEVLECGVRSAEEFASVQCSVFREEGEGGVPSDQLAVISEKAGEQGEAGMMRVEEFHYAPGECRGYVEVHIEQGRVLEELGEAVCGVSGICGQSRLMLSLRGQADHAGTTPMEIRRDALAGACECVLAVEAMGRRQPPLVATVGKMDIRPGASNAIPGEVRFTLDFRHPVDAVREALLGELLGILAGIAESRGLELGWEMVQENGAVPCDADLREALLDAVEAVTGSRRELPSGAGHDGVMMATAMPVGMVFVRCRGGLSHHPEEYAAPEDVAVGLRVLVGFLRSGRW, from the coding sequence ATGGGGTCGCATTTGGATACGGTGATCGATGCGGGGAAGTATGATGGGGCGCTGGGGGTTTTGATGGCGATTGCGGCGCTGGAGGTGACGGGTCCGCTGGGGTTCCCGGTGCATGTGCTGGGGTTCTCCGATGAGGAGGGGGTGAGATTCCATGCGACGTATCTGGGGAGCCGGGCTTGTGTGGGGGAGCTGACGCGGGAGGTGCTGGAGATGCGGGATGCGTATGGGATTTCGGTGGGGGAAGTGCTGGAGTGCGGAGTGCGGAGTGCGGAGGAGTTTGCTAGTGTTCAGTGTTCAGTTTTCAGGGAAGAGGGGGAAGGCGGAGTGCCGAGTGATCAGTTAGCAGTGATCAGTGAAAAGGCAGGAGAGCAGGGGGAGGCGGGGATGATGAGGGTGGAGGAGTTTCATTATGCGCCGGGGGAGTGCCGGGGGTATGTGGAGGTGCACATCGAGCAGGGTAGGGTGCTGGAGGAGTTGGGGGAGGCGGTGTGCGGGGTGAGCGGGATCTGCGGGCAGAGCCGGCTGATGCTTTCGCTACGGGGGCAGGCGGATCATGCGGGGACGACGCCGATGGAGATCCGCCGGGATGCGCTGGCGGGGGCCTGCGAATGCGTGCTGGCGGTGGAGGCGATGGGGCGGAGGCAGCCGCCGCTGGTGGCGACGGTGGGGAAGATGGACATCCGGCCGGGGGCCTCGAATGCGATTCCGGGGGAGGTGCGGTTCACGCTGGATTTCCGGCATCCGGTGGATGCGGTGCGGGAGGCGCTGCTGGGGGAGCTGCTAGGAATCCTGGCAGGGATCGCGGAGAGCCGGGGTCTGGAGCTGGGCTGGGAGATGGTGCAGGAGAACGGGGCGGTGCCCTGCGATGCGGATCTGCGGGAGGCGCTGCTGGATGCGGTGGAGGCGGTGACGGGGAGTCGGCGGGAATTACCGAGCGGGGCGGGTCACGACGGGGTGATGATGGCGACGGCGATGCCGGTAGGGATGGTGTTTGTGCGGTGTCGCGGGGGGCTGAGTCATCATCCGGAGGAGTATGCGGCGCCGGAGGATGTGGCTGTGGGGTTGAGGGTGTTGGTGGGGTTTTTGAGGAGTGGTAGATGGTAG
- the allB gene encoding allantoinase AllB: protein MSRFDTILRNASVVTPEGVRVMDVGIAGGSFAELGASLRGEAVVEIDATGRVMFPGLVDVHVHFNEPGRTEWEGFATGSASLAAGGGTCFIDMPLNSHPPVLDVASLMAKRRAGEANSRLDFALWGGLTPESVPKMADLARSGVAGFKAFLCASGIDEFSAANEACLRKGMHVAAEFNLPVAVHAESPAVIAAHQREFPPPRPGTMADWLGSRPVAAEIAAIEMALSCAKDTGCALHVVHVSAPEGIELIAAGKREGIDVTAETCPHYLLLDTWAAERIGAAAKCAPPLRSPGTVEGLWRMLRAGMIDTIGSDHSPSPPELKEGDDVFSMWGGIAGSQHGFPLVVEKAVGGGVTNDEARMTNGVGWEMLAAVFAGNPARRFRLDGLKGRIAEGMDADFCLLRADEFVIETKDLLARHPISPYVGMRCAWRVEATWLRGNPVSPATHGRFLTPDL, encoded by the coding sequence ATGAGCCGGTTCGACACGATTCTGCGCAATGCTTCGGTGGTGACTCCGGAGGGGGTGAGGGTGATGGATGTGGGAATCGCGGGGGGGAGTTTCGCGGAGCTGGGTGCGAGCTTGCGGGGGGAGGCGGTGGTGGAGATCGATGCGACGGGGCGGGTGATGTTCCCGGGGCTGGTGGATGTGCACGTGCATTTCAACGAGCCGGGGCGGACGGAGTGGGAGGGGTTTGCGACGGGGTCGGCCTCGCTGGCGGCGGGGGGCGGGACTTGTTTCATCGACATGCCGCTGAACTCGCATCCGCCGGTGCTGGATGTGGCGAGCCTGATGGCGAAGCGTCGGGCGGGGGAGGCGAACAGCCGGCTGGACTTCGCGCTGTGGGGCGGGCTGACGCCGGAATCCGTGCCGAAGATGGCGGATCTGGCGCGGTCCGGGGTGGCGGGGTTCAAGGCCTTCCTGTGCGCGAGCGGGATCGATGAGTTTTCGGCGGCGAACGAGGCCTGCCTGCGGAAGGGGATGCACGTGGCGGCGGAATTCAACCTGCCGGTGGCGGTGCATGCGGAGAGCCCGGCGGTGATCGCGGCGCACCAGCGGGAGTTCCCGCCGCCGCGGCCGGGGACGATGGCGGATTGGCTGGGCTCGCGTCCGGTGGCGGCGGAGATCGCGGCGATCGAGATGGCGCTGTCCTGTGCGAAGGATACGGGCTGTGCGCTGCATGTGGTGCATGTGAGCGCGCCGGAAGGGATCGAGCTGATCGCGGCGGGGAAGCGGGAGGGGATCGATGTGACGGCGGAGACGTGTCCGCACTACTTGCTGCTGGATACCTGGGCGGCGGAGCGGATCGGGGCGGCGGCGAAGTGTGCGCCGCCGTTGCGCTCGCCGGGGACGGTGGAGGGGCTGTGGCGGATGCTGCGGGCGGGGATGATCGATACGATCGGCTCGGACCATTCGCCCTCGCCGCCGGAGCTGAAGGAGGGGGATGATGTGTTCTCGATGTGGGGGGGGATCGCGGGGAGCCAGCATGGGTTCCCGCTGGTGGTGGAGAAGGCGGTGGGGGGGGGAGTGACGAATGACGAAGCCCGAATGACGAATGGGGTGGGCTGGGAGATGCTGGCGGCGGTGTTCGCGGGGAATCCGGCGCGGCGGTTCCGGCTGGACGGGCTGAAGGGGCGGATCGCGGAGGGGATGGATGCGGACTTCTGCCTGCTGCGGGCGGATGAGTTCGTGATCGAGACAAAGGACTTGCTGGCGCGGCACCCGATATCGCCCTATGTGGGGATGCGCTGCGCATGGCGGGTGGAGGCCACCTGGCTGCGGGGGAATCCCGTATCGCCCGCCACGCACGGCCGCTTCCTGACGCCCGATTTATGA